GTAATAGAGCAGAGAAGTCTAAACACACCCCCCCAAGGAACTCTATGAGCGGCATACCCTTGGCAAAGACTATAACAATTAGAACTATATCAAAAAGCCCAAatctctggggaaaaaaaaaaacagtacttacTCATACTCATGTTGACAGTTTGTaatcctgtattgttgtttttttatatagtgcatgtttgaGAGAGGTCTGATTGACCGAAACGTCACATTTATATGCACAGTACTGGAATGACTGTATACAATAAATTCAAGATTTTCTATAATTTTTCAGTGCCAGATTCTTCTCTATATATACACTCAGGGGAGAAGCAGGAATACAATAAGAGCAAAAAACGGTCATTTTAaagtggtgacaggtcctctttaatggtGTAGTTGGGGCAGGTGGTGCGGTAAATTTTGCCTATGCCCCTGATTGATTTGATAGAATTAGAGGGGTTCTCTCATATTTTTATATTGCAGTCCTCCACTGTTACTAGGACGTCCTTAGAAGCCCCAGTTGCAGGGGAATATGGTGAATAGTTTGTAACccttttatctatttttttctgaACTTCTCTGTGCTTATTTATAACCACAGATCACAGGCCACATGGAAGTTGGCCTGAACTTTGGTAAAGTCATAAATCAGATGAGTGAAGATCAGAAATTCTCCAATCAGTTTACAAACTTTTGTGGTGGAGGTTGAAAGTTCAATATCTTTAGGAAACTTACGTGATTGTGAGAGGAGAACATCTACACCCCATGCAGATGTACCTGCTCACCACAAGATTTTGCATTTTGGAATTAACAAGAGGGCAATCTACCTCTGAAGGCTGCTGTGTCCTAATTTCTTGAGACTCAGATGCATAGTCCGACTTGGTGTCCTCAGAATTTGGCTTTTCCCGTTAtcagttttttttctttacttctgTTTGATGAATATTCCAATAGAAAAATGATTATTACATGAAGTATTTATACAATGAAAACCACacagtataaaaaaatatataaataaattatataagcTAAGGATACCTTTGTCTTGTCTGGGTGCAGAGACCCCACGGACCACTATAATTAATGGGCAGAAGTGACTTAATTTTTCCTCTTCAGACTTCATCCTTTGCAATGCGGTGGCAAGAAAACGTGCAGCTCGTACAAATCCTGATGTGCATCTGTaggaaaaaaaatggcaaaattcgATTTTTCTTTTActacaagaaaaaaaatacaagtaaAATACTGTTTTGTGCTGCGCCTGCCATATCTTTTTTTTCCATTGATAGAGCTTTTTTTCATTACAAACTTTAGTTAGTTTTTATTGGCACTTATTCTGGGGTGAAAAAaagactttcctttttttttttttttttttttataaagaagtgAAGTgttccaaaaaaaaagaaattttgacATTTATTTCACAGTATTAATAATGTGTTTTATTTGTTCGGACTGTTATGAATGAGGTGATAAGAAATAGCCCTTTTTTACACCAATTTTATGAATGAGGTGATAAGaaatagcctttttttttttacaccatttttttttctgggtcAATAAGCTACAATATTGTAGAATTTGTAAAATTATTCACCCATGAGGCGCACAAACATGGATAGACGTCAGGAACTTCATTAGATGCCATGACAGTACCATCAGCATACTGTTGTGGAAGGGGGGGACCTGCACGTGATGGAACAGACATCTCTCCAACCGCCCATATGCTGCTGTCACAATTCACTGCATTATCTAAGGGGGTTAAACTACCGTGTTCACACCAAGCTCCAATCCCAGCAGTTACACACAGCCGGCACCCACAGAGCATGAAGTCTGCTCATCTCCTGACATAACCGGTGTATGCACGTCGTAAGTCACCAAGGTTTTAAAATCTGCACTGTAGACCAATTTCCgcatggatttttttttccactccATGTGGATTGAATTTGTTAAATCCTCATTCACTTTACTGTCATTTTTTAGGTACCACCCGCTAACCCAGATGTAAAATCTGCTACATATTTACCCCTATATTGCGCCCATGCAGGAAACATGGGTACATatagatataaaaaaaattatttccccaCTTTGTTCATTAATATAGTAACATCCATGCATCCTGTGTAATATCTGGGGCTCTCCTGTGAGCAGTGAGCACAGAGCCATCTATATAAACAGATCACACATCATGAAGTACCCGGCACGTGACACCCAGAAGAATCCCATTACCAGCCACAGAAGTCCTCACGCCAATCATACTAACCCCAGTCATGCTTTCGGCAATGTGACAAGTCACAATAGATGATTTTTAGCAGACGTTCAGCCTCTAGCAACGATAATCCATCTACATCTAACAGGGTCATCCCATCACACAGACATAATCTGAGCGATCGAATAAAAGTCTCAGATCCGCTAATGAAAATCTCCAGCAATCAACTGATTTTGTTGGCGGAAGTTACTCTCAGCTACTTGTTTTCCAAGCAGCGGCCACTACAGGGGAAATGTGGTATTACATCCGGCCATTCCTATAGAAGGCACGATAAGCATACTCACATTCTCCAGTGATTACTTCCCTAGATAAAACCATTGGGATTTGCCAACTAAAGGTATTTAGGAATTCATTGCtaatgacagtctaatgtgtatagatGATTGTCAGGGGAGTTGAGGATCCGGCACGTCCAATTTCAGACTGCAGATCATTTTACTATCTAAAGATAAGTCTCTGGAAACATCGGAGCATTTCAGAGAGAAACGTACCTGAGTGGAACCATGCAGTCAGGCTCCGAATCACAGGCTTCTTTTAAAACAATGTGGCTTCAGACTCTATATTCTGAGAGCCCCAAAAAATTTTCTTTCAATTTTCAGTCAACAGAGTTGTGTGAAGGCTGTTatacaagctgacatttttattggtgccattttaggCTTCATACAACTTTTTGATTTCAGTTtattccatttttttgggggggtgggaggTGAGGCAACAAAAAACAAAATGGAAATTCttccatttagattttttttcccttttggcgTTCGCTGTAAGGGATTATTAtttgtaatttttattattttgcccTGATACCAATAtcataatatattttattttttagattttgttaCTTGCTCAATTTGAAATGGGagtggggtaatttgaacttttacttttctttttttttatattatttaaaacAAATATTTATTGATCATAAGAAGCTTGAACCTGCAGTCTCACCTGATCACTTATACAATACACTGGTTGTATATTAATATAGAATTATCAGTCTTCTATGAAGCCAAGACACAGGCTTAAGTAGAAAACCATAACCACCCTTCAGCAACCTGATAACATTTCGTGGCTGATAAGCATTGGAAATAGTGGTGAGCGAGCGTGgtcagataaggtgttatatgagcatgctcatGGGCTAATTGAGTATTTTTGGTGCCCTCGAAAAAATGCTTTAGttgccgtggctgcatgtctcacagctgatcgacagccgcaacacatcgaGGGATTGCCTGGGATTGTCTCCCCTCCTATACACCCTCCACCTACCTTCATCAACATATAGTAACGTGTTTTTCCATATGAATAAAACTCACTTGTCACCACCCGACTGTTTATATGATAATTATTGAAAACCTATGATACGGATTAGATTTTGTAAATCTTAAAATCATtcaataaaaaattattaaaaaaaaacaaaacttacgttttctttcttttttccgtTTTTTCTTTACTCTAAAGTTTTTGTGCTGAAGCAACAAAAAAATGCTCTGAGGAGCCTAAGAGGAAGCCAAAAAATGATTAAATAGTGTATAAAATGGAGAAGAAAGGACGGGAGGGTTAGTGAGTATAAAAGTCAGGAACTGTAAAGGGAAAGGCTTTTCTCTCACTATGGGACTTATAGACATTTATATATTGGTTTCttccattaaaaatataaaatatagtaTAAAGATATAAAGGGAACACACAACGTTTATCTACCCCTGATATTATCAGCCTCAGTGTAACAACATGTCACATACAACAATGAGGGAAACTTTTCCTTACTTTGATGGACGGTTCAGTTCTTCTTCGTAGTCACTGCTGATGTAGGAAATATAGAAGAAATGATCAGAAATAAATAACATGTAAAATAATAACCAGGAACAAATCCTGGTCCCATAAGGACACAGACAATAAACATAATGTGTGACCCGTCTCATCGACTTCACTATATGATATAGATAGATGTCATTACTAGTTAGTAGCTCATTGTATAAATCTCACTGTCACAGGCATCTGCatggggacagatctcctgactgtGTAACTACCAGGACGGAACATTAAATACTTTTGCATCTAGaagacagaaattaggacataACGTCCATTTGTGGGAAGAGGGTAAAGAACCTACATGTTTCTGACTTTGGTCCTGTTCGTTCTCCTGAAGAATTTCGGGATCCACCATTTACGTTTAGGTCTAAACAAAATCAAAACAAACAAATTGAGATACAGACAGTTCACATAACATTCTGAGGATATATACATGTTGTCCTGTGTAATGTCCGTTGCTTGTGTCACTGTATGATGTCATCGCTCAAAACTCCAAGGTTTCATTAGAGTAAATGCAGCCGTGATCGCTCTTATTACTTACTGGATTGGCTCTGTGTTGGCCCATGCTGAGATACTTAGAAAATATCATCtattctccccgagaatctgctgtCAGAGGATATATTAAatatctgagccccagtgtgtttaaaccacatttagcgtccacatgtctgTCAGTACTGTAGTGGTGAGACCTTGCTTAATTTATGAAGTGcgtgcaggggtgtaactacaataggtgcaggggaTGCAAACCTCAGAGCCTAGGAGGCCCAAAAAGTATTTTTGGCCTGTATAAAAAGAccattgctataaaaaaaaaaacttgaattaATTGGGGGTCCTGTTGAAGCTTTTGCATTGGAGCAAACGTTATGCCATTGGGTGCGTGTTTCCAGAAGTACAAGCTAGGCGCAATGTATGggtactacaacgtactgggcactacaatgtgtgGGCCCTACAACACCTATAGATAAATCCCAGACTGGGGTCACTTTAggcggggattctgctcttctggcctttagtggaatctgcaaactattctacaaaaATGTGTTCTCCAAGAGTCCAATAGCGCTCTTTCCCTCCCAAGCCTCTGAGcgtgactaagcagtactgtacagccacagatGGGGTATTCCCAGGTTTagtagaaattgtgtgacacatttttgTGTCTTTTCTACCCATTTCTTCATGGTAAAATATGTTTAACCATTttagagttattaccatataaagtgacgcTGATCAGAattctaaaatttggcctggtcaggaggtgaaaacaggcttgtggATCAAGGGGTTAAAGAAACCCTGTGGTCATGtttttacatatggaagtagtGGTACAGCTGTGTAGACGCTTGTCTGCCGATGAAAGTCTAACATCCTGTGTGTGCGCTGCCATGATGACATACAGCGCGTTGGTCTGCCCGATTGAATCATCAGGATCTTGGATTTGGTGACtatataatgttttttattttccgtAAAACTTTTGGTGtgactgtggggtcatcatacagtggggTCGACTTCCTGCAGTTAAGgcactggctgtcaatcagcatgagatCAGCAGTCAAACCCATCAACAGATCAGAGCGGAAAAGAAGCCGccgctctatcgacactctgtgacCGGTCTGTGCCAGCGAGGATTGGgatcgggcacaacaggcaggtaggtagcacgTACCTTAATGTTAGTCTTTAGGCCTATAGTAAAAGAAAAGGCCCTATATGCCCTTTAAATGGTGGCACTTGGGCACTGATTAGAAATAAATGGCATATTTAAAGATGCAATAAATGGCAAAATGGTACATAGTTCAGTGCCTCCATAGCGCCCACTTGCCACTCATTGTTCATTTATTAGTGCTCTTAGACATTGGTGTGCTATGGGAACAATAAGTTAGAAATTGGCATCCAGTGGGCACCAAACAACATAATGATACTAAAGGGCGAATGGTCACTTAGGAAACATTGACTTCAGTAGCCATTTtctatttattattttatgttctTCTCTTCATTACCTCTTTTCTGACCAGCTGATGTATAGTGACCCCTTTCGTGCCCTTCCATGACAGACAAGTGCCCGATGTGGGGCAATAATTGTCTGCTGGGCCCCAATGTGTTACGACACAAAAGGGCATTAAATGAGCAATGAATTAACACTTGTAACTTGATAATTCTCTGTCTCTTTTCTGAACAGAAAAAGTGTTAGAAATTATGGAAAATTTAGCTTCTcacacagaataaaaaaatatatatacatttttttccaaGATTCTCCCCAGTCCTGGTCTATGGGTTCCATTAATGCAAATTCTGCAATAAAAGTTCTAATATCTTACTTGATCGATTCTGTGCTCGCCCAGGCTGTTTTTACATATTTCATTGACCTATAAAAATTTTAAACTTTCATTAGAAACAGTGATACATAAGAAACCTACAGAAAACCTCATCTATATAGTGTGTCTCGTTAATAAATACAAAGACAAACGGTAACATTTAGGGGAATAACTATATAGAGTAAGtatgaaaaaaaatagttttatggGATCCGATGCtgccaatttttaaactttttaataACTGAGGACTTCAAACACTGAAAGTCGTGCACCATGATTACCCCAATCACTTACACCAGTGACTCCTCACTAGGCCATGCCATCTTGATATCACATCCAAAGCgactgaaataaaaaaacacagctCTGGTTAGAAGAATTGATGGTTAGGAAGCCTACGGATAAAATTATCTGACTGTACACAACTGCTATATATTCAACTTTGAGTAACTTTTTCCAGGAGATTCGGATGTTCTGGGAGTGGGGTGAGTACGTTATAATCTCACTATTGCTACTTACAAACTGATGGATTTATTGCTGTCTTCTTCAGATGTTTCATCGAAATCCAATTCATCCTCTTCTTctccttcatcctcatcttcctcactATTGGATATATAACATAGACTCTATGTAGCAATTCTCATAAATTACCTTTTTTATAATCACTCATTTTATACGAGAATTTTTTCTCATAAATTCTGAATTTCTATCCATCATCACTGTTATCTTCCAGTTTCCAAGCATTAGCAGAATGAAGGATGCATTTATGGTGGACCGTGTATGGAGGACATGAAGGGTTTCATAAAACTCCCAGACATGGTCCATGAACACTGCTCTAAGGCCACAttaacacattcagtatttggtcagtatttctcatcagtgtttgtaagccaaaaccaggagtgggggaaaatgcagaagtgatggtgtttttctattatacttatcctctgaatgttccacttctgattttgacttacaaatactgatgtaaaattctgaccaaatacagaatgtgtgaacatggcctaagaaaaAGCCTCAGTGTTActcacagcaaccaatcagatcatCTCTCTCATTTTAAAGGAAGCTGAGATTGTGAAATCTGGATTCTGATTGGCTGTGATGGGTCACGCTGATACTTTGTCTTAGAAGAGTTTTTATACGTGAGTGTCCCCGTGTCTGCTGATGGTGGCACAGTGACCTTGTGGGGATATGAAATCCTCATGAATTTCCTACAATCTTTTACATCATTCCCCCTTGTAGATGCATTAATTATGGAAATAAAAATATTGGGGAACCGTACTTATTACACGAACTTACAGAATTGTCTCCAGACGAGGCCAGCGGGACACTTCTCCAAATTTATTAGGCCTGTAATAGAAGATACAGCTGTGATTAGAATCATTAACACCTTGGCTAATATGAAGCCTATAGAAATATTGTCTACTGTATATAATCTGTCAGATAACAGCATGGACACAACCTCTAGAATCTACATAGCTCTACATCCGCATAGATTGTGCTGCACAGTATGATTATCCTTTAATCTGAGGCTCCAAGACAATAATTCGTTGGTCAGAAGTCCGGGTGAGTTTGTGGCATTACCGTAATTCGCTAATGACCTCATTGTTATCCTATGGGGAAAGGGATGAGCAACACTACGAAGAATTCAACGAGGTCTACGTTTTCTATTAATGAAAACAATCGTATCCTTCATATGGAAACAATCCATGAGTGAGACCAGTAATGCCATGATGCCATCATTATGGAGTCCTCCCCTTACTGGTGCACACACTACTCCTATATGAATGTGGTAGGGAAATGGAATAAGATAAATACCGGAATACTGGCTCTGCGTCCTTTACTCTCTGTATCCATCTGTTAAAGAAAAAGCCAAGGAAAACAGTGACTAATATTACACAAACATATTTACCAAAATGGCAGGAATATAAATGATACTATTGAGCCTTAATAGTGCAGACATAACTGTGTATTATTACAGGGAGAATATAGGAGAATCAATAATCCCAGTTATATCAGATACATACATCTCATCTggatattcctcctcctcctctgctaccTTCATCCTATTAAATAGTAAGGAAGACAATGAACGATATTACACATACACATTTACCAGAATAGTAGGAAGATAAATTATACTATTGAGCTTTAATAGTGCAAATATCTCTGTATATTATTACAGGGAGAGTATGGGAGAATCAATAATCCCAGTTATTTCAGATACGTACATTTCATCCTGAtgttccttctcctcctctgcAACCTTCATTCTATTAAATAGTAAGGAAGACAATGAGTATTGATTGTATCTGCTCCATAGCTGATAACAGAAGTGTTGTGCAATACAGGGAGCAACCACCAGAGGGCGAGAAAGGGAGCTTACCTCAAGCAGTGAAGACCTGTAGAGCCTGAGCAAACACTGCTAGGGAGCAGTAGAGTGGTCGTACAATCCAAGTCAGCAACAGCCGGGAACGCAGTCTCAGAGGGGAAGGCAGAAGCAAGGTCAGAAACAAGCCAGAGGTCAAAAAGCCGGTCGGGAGCGCGGTAACAAGAGGACGAGACGAAAGAACAGCCAGAAACACGCCAAAGGTCAGAGCCAGACAGAACAATCCAAAACAAGAGCAGAAGACGGATGGGTAGGTCAGAAGTCAAGCCGGGTCATACACTGTGGGGAAACAGTCACAAAAGAAAGTTAATCCCCGCCTGACCAGGCCGGGAAACcgaaagcaaaccccgacctggatcatgacaagaAGATCATCAATGGTCACTAGAGGGTTTTTATAATCAGATATAAACAGTAGTTATAGAATAGAGATCCATCTTATAACATACTTGTCTATATTACAGTAGCCAAATCTGGGACATTTAATCCAGTAATGTCTCCCCAAACCGCCATGGAAAGCCCTCCAAACATGACCCCAAACACTGGACTTCGGCTGGATTTTGCCCCTTTTACAACACCTTCTGGTGCATATTATACTGTAACTATTCTGTTTGGCTTTTCCTGCCCTTCCACTAGGCCGCATATATGTTTTTGGAAAGTGTCAGGGCTGGTGTAAAAAAAGCCAGAAGGAGCTTAATTGTTTTTGGTACCTTGTGTTGCATCATGAATCCAAAGTTGTACATTTTATGAAAGATGAATTTCCCCTTATGAATGAATTTCCCAAAACTTGGACAATATAAATCAGCCATGTCTGAACTTGGCCTTAGGGTAGAGCCAGACGATTGTATAACTCGGAGGAGGATCACAGCACAATGCTCAGAGTGGCCGGCAGCTTTCCCGACCAGAGcgagtatttctatgcagctgtcatgctcaggtccgcAGAGCcagcggccagtccgagcattgcattgcGATCCTCACCTGAGTTATGCGGCCGTTTGATTCTTCCCTAAGGCTAATGTTCAATGGTAACACAGGGTCACCTGCCATTGTCCTTCCTCACACAGAgttcaatgcttctcaatgggcagGAGATTATGGGTGACATGGAAGGTGACTCTCCGCCATCATGTGGCCCTAGTCTATCATAGAAATTGTAGATCTAGGTTAAGTAAGAATTTACCTTATTTTTCTCTCAAATAACTCTCACAAACTCACAAAATCCTAAAATGAATGGGGAAAAAGAAGAATTATAGTAGACATCAAATTTCATTTCTGTATTGATATTTGTGAGGAACTGAAGGGGGAACAGTCGGGTTCTGACACCTCATCTCATTAACTAAAGGTTCACTTTTAAATATCAGTGAAAAAAAATCTATAAGGGGGAAAAAGACATCCAGACATTATGGGGTTAATACCTAGAGATAAAGAAAAAAGTAACAGAACATAATAAAGCACATAAAAAGAGAATAATAAAACCTTTACATACACTTCACTGCCAACAGAATCCCTCTAGTGAGTGTCCCCTCGGCAGTTACCGTGATGTCACCGTGTGATGTCACCCCATTCCATGGATTACTAATCACTAACTACTAATCAATATTATGTAACTGTGATTAAAACGTTAGAAATAAAGATTTATAGCACTAACTTCTATATTTCTAATGATACTTTATCCATACATAACGATGTATTGTACCCATGTATGGATGGTGGATACAGGGACGGAAGGCCGGTTGGATACATGACACATTTTGCTTATCAGATAAAGAAAAGTTCAAATAGTAGAGAATGAGGAAAATGATGAGCGACAGTCACAGACACGAGGGAAATGATAGGACATAAATCAGGAGCTAATATAAGGATGATACTCACACTCCACTAACTGTAACCCTCAGAGGAGTTCCGTTCGGCAGCTGCTTATATATCACCGTCACAACATTCCGTGACCTCATAATCCGCAATCACCTGCAGCCAGTGCAGTATACATGGAATGCTCTTCTAACCCCTTGTGGACACAACTGGTTTTAGCCTTAAAGACAgaccattttattttatttctatttttaatcATTCCATTGTACTATTTTTCCTTTAATTTAGCATTATTAtgccttttttgtgtgtttttgttttcTATTTGCTAATGAGGATAAACTAAAAGAATACTCCAAAATGTGTTAAGTGAATAATAATTcagaaataaaaacaaataaaaaataaggatatttcGTACCACAACATATGGAAAACGCCTGATCAAAATATTAAATAAAGTCAAACAGTAAATGTCTTAATTAAATATATATCAAAAAAATTTTTAACTTCTAAGAATGGAGGTTTTTTTTGCTCACATCTActtacaaaaatgcaataaaaagagatCATAAAATTGTAATTTCCCCaaataggttttatttttttatttttttttttaagttagcaTGCcacactaaagaaaaaaaaaaaaaccctcataggGGTCAATTgataaaatactaaaaataatTAAAAGTCGCAGACAATAGCAACacagaactgttttttttttttgttttccatgagttccaatttttttttcatttaagctaaaaaaaaaatattacactttttaggtatctctgtaattgtactgggctgtagaatcatattgccaggttattTTTACAATACAATGAACATCATAAATAGAAAACTGAAGAACAAACAATGGTGGAATCATTACATCACCGCTCATCATTCCCGGCTGTCGCGCTGCCCTGTGTGTAACCCAATGACTGAACTGCTGTAACCTTACCGAGGACACCAGCGCTCATCACA
This is a stretch of genomic DNA from Ranitomeya variabilis isolate aRanVar5 chromosome 6, aRanVar5.hap1, whole genome shotgun sequence. It encodes these proteins:
- the LOC143781716 gene encoding uncharacterized protein LOC143781716 — its product is MKVAEEEKEHQDEMMKVAEEEEEYPDEIWIQRVKDAEPVFRPNKFGEVSRWPRLETILEEDEDEGEEEDELDFDETSEEDSNKSISFRFGCDIKMAWPSEESLVSMKYVKTAWASTESIKPKRKWWIPKFFRRTNRTKVRNISDYEEELNRPSKLLRAFFCCFSTKTLE